The proteins below come from a single Juglans regia cultivar Chandler chromosome 12, Walnut 2.0, whole genome shotgun sequence genomic window:
- the LOC109009150 gene encoding DNA-repair protein XRCC1 isoform X2 has protein sequence MSGSKKSASYGGGNETGKRNLPSWMSSRENEVGDDEESNKGENPKQAKGRGKEHTGSSNLSKLLEGVVFVLSGFVNPERGILRSQALEMGAEYRPDWNSDCTLLVCAFPNTPKFRQVESDCGTIVSKEWISECYTQKKLVDIESFLMHVGKPWRRRDIPIESQDQKASPHKKPEKKAERGRHSKPIAPVSSEHHLASNTANECFSPSEVKRWAVNDLNRTIRWLESQDEKPDPRDIRKIAAEGILTCLQDVIDSLEQKQDIQHVTEQWNFIPRAVEELARLEDTGNALASISNEERCRQAKTCKRLYEEELSNLADNPSTMKKGPNTDERNGRIKGKSKDAAEYDSDETIEMTEEEIELAYKTVSSKIRQ, from the exons ATGTCTGGATCAAAGAAAAGCGCGAGTTACGGTGGTGGTAATGAGACTGGGAAGCGAAACCTTCCTTCATGGATGAGTTCAAGAGAGAATGAGGTTGGTGACGATGAGGAAAGTAATAAGGGTGAAAACCCTAAGCAAGCTAAAGGGCGCGGTAAAGAACATACAGGCTCCTCAAATCTCTCCAAACTTCTG GAAGGTGTAGTGTTTGTGTTGTCAGGGTTTGTTAATCCTGAGCGTGGTATTTTGCGATCACAAGCACTGGAAATGGGAGCAGAGTATCGGCCGGACTGGAACTCGGATTGCACTCTCTTGGTTTGTGCATTTCCCAACACCCCAAAGTTTAGACAAGTCGAGTCAGATTGCGGGACTATTGTTTCGAAG GAGTGGATATCTGAGTGTTATACACAGAAGAAGCTTGTTGACATTGAAAGCTTTCTTATGCATGTTGGCAAACCATGGCGGAGAAGGGACATTCCCATTGAAAGCCAAG ATCAAAAGGCATCACCACACAAAAAACCTGAGAAGAAAGCTGAAAGAGGACGGCATTCAAAGCCAATTGCTCCGGTATCCTCAGAG CATCACCTAGCTTCCAATACTGCCAACGAGTGTTTTTCTCCTTCTGAAGTGAAGAGGTGGGCTGTCAATGATTTGAATAGAACCATCAGATGGCTAGAGAGTCAAGATGAAAAG CCAGATCCAAGAGATATAAGGAAAATAGCTGCTGAAGGGATCTTAACCTGTTTACAAGATGTCATTGATTCTCTTGAACAAAAGCAG GATATCCAGCATGTAACTGAGCAGTGGAACTTCATCCCTCGTGCGGTTGAGGAGCTGGCAAGGCTTGAGGACACTGGAAATGCGTTAGCCTCAATCTCAAATGAGGAGCGTTGCAGACAGGCAAAGACCTGTAAACGACTATATGAGGAGGAACTGAGCAATTTGGCTGATAATCCTTCGACCATGAAGAAAGGGCCAAATACTGATGAAAGGAATGGGAGAATCAAAGGCAAAAGCAAGGATGCAGCAGAGTATGACAGCGATGAAACCATCGAAATGACAGAAGAGGAAATAGAGCTTGCCTACAAAACTGTCTCATCTAAGATCCGTCAATGA
- the LOC109009150 gene encoding DNA-repair protein XRCC1 isoform X4 yields the protein MSGSKKSASYGGGNETGKRNLPSWMSSRENEVGDDEESNKGENPKQAKGRGKEHTGSSNLSKLLEGVVFVLSGFVNPERGILRSQALEMGAEYRPDWNSDCTLLVCAFPNTPKFRQVESDCGTIVSKEWISECYTQKKLVDIESFLMHVGKPWRRRDIPIESQDQKASPHKKPEKKAERGRHSKPIAPHHLASNTANECFSPSEVKRWAVNDLNRTIRWLESQDEKPDPRDIRKIAAEGILTCLQDVIDSLEQKQDIQHVTEQWNFIPRAVEELARLEDTGNALASISNEERCRQAKTCKRLYEEELSNLADNPSTMKKGPNTDERNGRIKGKSKDAAEYDSDETIEMTEEEIELAYKTVSSKIRQ from the exons ATGTCTGGATCAAAGAAAAGCGCGAGTTACGGTGGTGGTAATGAGACTGGGAAGCGAAACCTTCCTTCATGGATGAGTTCAAGAGAGAATGAGGTTGGTGACGATGAGGAAAGTAATAAGGGTGAAAACCCTAAGCAAGCTAAAGGGCGCGGTAAAGAACATACAGGCTCCTCAAATCTCTCCAAACTTCTG GAAGGTGTAGTGTTTGTGTTGTCAGGGTTTGTTAATCCTGAGCGTGGTATTTTGCGATCACAAGCACTGGAAATGGGAGCAGAGTATCGGCCGGACTGGAACTCGGATTGCACTCTCTTGGTTTGTGCATTTCCCAACACCCCAAAGTTTAGACAAGTCGAGTCAGATTGCGGGACTATTGTTTCGAAG GAGTGGATATCTGAGTGTTATACACAGAAGAAGCTTGTTGACATTGAAAGCTTTCTTATGCATGTTGGCAAACCATGGCGGAGAAGGGACATTCCCATTGAAAGCCAAG ATCAAAAGGCATCACCACACAAAAAACCTGAGAAGAAAGCTGAAAGAGGACGGCATTCAAAGCCAATTGCTCCG CATCACCTAGCTTCCAATACTGCCAACGAGTGTTTTTCTCCTTCTGAAGTGAAGAGGTGGGCTGTCAATGATTTGAATAGAACCATCAGATGGCTAGAGAGTCAAGATGAAAAG CCAGATCCAAGAGATATAAGGAAAATAGCTGCTGAAGGGATCTTAACCTGTTTACAAGATGTCATTGATTCTCTTGAACAAAAGCAG GATATCCAGCATGTAACTGAGCAGTGGAACTTCATCCCTCGTGCGGTTGAGGAGCTGGCAAGGCTTGAGGACACTGGAAATGCGTTAGCCTCAATCTCAAATGAGGAGCGTTGCAGACAGGCAAAGACCTGTAAACGACTATATGAGGAGGAACTGAGCAATTTGGCTGATAATCCTTCGACCATGAAGAAAGGGCCAAATACTGATGAAAGGAATGGGAGAATCAAAGGCAAAAGCAAGGATGCAGCAGAGTATGACAGCGATGAAACCATCGAAATGACAGAAGAGGAAATAGAGCTTGCCTACAAAACTGTCTCATCTAAGATCCGTCAATGA
- the LOC109009150 gene encoding DNA-repair protein XRCC1 isoform X3, whose protein sequence is MSGSKKSASYGGGNETGKRNLPSWMSSRENEVGDDEESNKGENPKQAKGRGKEHTGSSNLSKLLEGVVFVLSGFVNPERGILRSQALEMGAEYRPDWNSDCTLLVCAFPNTPKFRQVESDCGTIVSKEWISECYTQKKLVDIESFLMHVGKPWRRRDIPIESQAFADQKASPHKKPEKKAERGRHSKPIAPHHLASNTANECFSPSEVKRWAVNDLNRTIRWLESQDEKPDPRDIRKIAAEGILTCLQDVIDSLEQKQDIQHVTEQWNFIPRAVEELARLEDTGNALASISNEERCRQAKTCKRLYEEELSNLADNPSTMKKGPNTDERNGRIKGKSKDAAEYDSDETIEMTEEEIELAYKTVSSKIRQ, encoded by the exons ATGTCTGGATCAAAGAAAAGCGCGAGTTACGGTGGTGGTAATGAGACTGGGAAGCGAAACCTTCCTTCATGGATGAGTTCAAGAGAGAATGAGGTTGGTGACGATGAGGAAAGTAATAAGGGTGAAAACCCTAAGCAAGCTAAAGGGCGCGGTAAAGAACATACAGGCTCCTCAAATCTCTCCAAACTTCTG GAAGGTGTAGTGTTTGTGTTGTCAGGGTTTGTTAATCCTGAGCGTGGTATTTTGCGATCACAAGCACTGGAAATGGGAGCAGAGTATCGGCCGGACTGGAACTCGGATTGCACTCTCTTGGTTTGTGCATTTCCCAACACCCCAAAGTTTAGACAAGTCGAGTCAGATTGCGGGACTATTGTTTCGAAG GAGTGGATATCTGAGTGTTATACACAGAAGAAGCTTGTTGACATTGAAAGCTTTCTTATGCATGTTGGCAAACCATGGCGGAGAAGGGACATTCCCATTGAAAGCCAAG CTTTTGCAGATCAAAAGGCATCACCACACAAAAAACCTGAGAAGAAAGCTGAAAGAGGACGGCATTCAAAGCCAATTGCTCCG CATCACCTAGCTTCCAATACTGCCAACGAGTGTTTTTCTCCTTCTGAAGTGAAGAGGTGGGCTGTCAATGATTTGAATAGAACCATCAGATGGCTAGAGAGTCAAGATGAAAAG CCAGATCCAAGAGATATAAGGAAAATAGCTGCTGAAGGGATCTTAACCTGTTTACAAGATGTCATTGATTCTCTTGAACAAAAGCAG GATATCCAGCATGTAACTGAGCAGTGGAACTTCATCCCTCGTGCGGTTGAGGAGCTGGCAAGGCTTGAGGACACTGGAAATGCGTTAGCCTCAATCTCAAATGAGGAGCGTTGCAGACAGGCAAAGACCTGTAAACGACTATATGAGGAGGAACTGAGCAATTTGGCTGATAATCCTTCGACCATGAAGAAAGGGCCAAATACTGATGAAAGGAATGGGAGAATCAAAGGCAAAAGCAAGGATGCAGCAGAGTATGACAGCGATGAAACCATCGAAATGACAGAAGAGGAAATAGAGCTTGCCTACAAAACTGTCTCATCTAAGATCCGTCAATGA
- the LOC109009150 gene encoding DNA-repair protein XRCC1 isoform X1, with product MSGSKKSASYGGGNETGKRNLPSWMSSRENEVGDDEESNKGENPKQAKGRGKEHTGSSNLSKLLEGVVFVLSGFVNPERGILRSQALEMGAEYRPDWNSDCTLLVCAFPNTPKFRQVESDCGTIVSKEWISECYTQKKLVDIESFLMHVGKPWRRRDIPIESQAFADQKASPHKKPEKKAERGRHSKPIAPVSSEHHLASNTANECFSPSEVKRWAVNDLNRTIRWLESQDEKPDPRDIRKIAAEGILTCLQDVIDSLEQKQDIQHVTEQWNFIPRAVEELARLEDTGNALASISNEERCRQAKTCKRLYEEELSNLADNPSTMKKGPNTDERNGRIKGKSKDAAEYDSDETIEMTEEEIELAYKTVSSKIRQ from the exons ATGTCTGGATCAAAGAAAAGCGCGAGTTACGGTGGTGGTAATGAGACTGGGAAGCGAAACCTTCCTTCATGGATGAGTTCAAGAGAGAATGAGGTTGGTGACGATGAGGAAAGTAATAAGGGTGAAAACCCTAAGCAAGCTAAAGGGCGCGGTAAAGAACATACAGGCTCCTCAAATCTCTCCAAACTTCTG GAAGGTGTAGTGTTTGTGTTGTCAGGGTTTGTTAATCCTGAGCGTGGTATTTTGCGATCACAAGCACTGGAAATGGGAGCAGAGTATCGGCCGGACTGGAACTCGGATTGCACTCTCTTGGTTTGTGCATTTCCCAACACCCCAAAGTTTAGACAAGTCGAGTCAGATTGCGGGACTATTGTTTCGAAG GAGTGGATATCTGAGTGTTATACACAGAAGAAGCTTGTTGACATTGAAAGCTTTCTTATGCATGTTGGCAAACCATGGCGGAGAAGGGACATTCCCATTGAAAGCCAAG CTTTTGCAGATCAAAAGGCATCACCACACAAAAAACCTGAGAAGAAAGCTGAAAGAGGACGGCATTCAAAGCCAATTGCTCCGGTATCCTCAGAG CATCACCTAGCTTCCAATACTGCCAACGAGTGTTTTTCTCCTTCTGAAGTGAAGAGGTGGGCTGTCAATGATTTGAATAGAACCATCAGATGGCTAGAGAGTCAAGATGAAAAG CCAGATCCAAGAGATATAAGGAAAATAGCTGCTGAAGGGATCTTAACCTGTTTACAAGATGTCATTGATTCTCTTGAACAAAAGCAG GATATCCAGCATGTAACTGAGCAGTGGAACTTCATCCCTCGTGCGGTTGAGGAGCTGGCAAGGCTTGAGGACACTGGAAATGCGTTAGCCTCAATCTCAAATGAGGAGCGTTGCAGACAGGCAAAGACCTGTAAACGACTATATGAGGAGGAACTGAGCAATTTGGCTGATAATCCTTCGACCATGAAGAAAGGGCCAAATACTGATGAAAGGAATGGGAGAATCAAAGGCAAAAGCAAGGATGCAGCAGAGTATGACAGCGATGAAACCATCGAAATGACAGAAGAGGAAATAGAGCTTGCCTACAAAACTGTCTCATCTAAGATCCGTCAATGA